A region from the Acidobacteriota bacterium genome encodes:
- a CDS encoding sterol desaturase family protein, producing the protein MTLLKSVLSFFIYPTLVLGGGAIIILGLGAGLQSIQVVLPVMVVSALCVGCLERLLPYEPDWNHSHHDTLTDVLHYLVNFGIKQVSLMLYAVLVDRLLFADWWPVEWPLALQVGVCLAIIDLFLYLVHRWSHSNEILWRFHAVHHSSKRLYWVNGEKRHPLHQVLEGVPGVTLVLVLGAPYPVVVGALAILGINMMLQHGNIDYRAGWLRFVFCVAELHRWHHQKEADRSNVNFGAFFAVWDLLFKTYRSHSGHLTTRDVGIEGEPDFPTAYSAQLRWPLKGWTSLSASRK; encoded by the coding sequence ATGACGCTTCTCAAATCCGTTTTGTCATTTTTCATTTACCCCACGTTGGTGCTCGGCGGCGGGGCAATCATTATCCTGGGGTTGGGGGCGGGACTCCAGTCAATTCAGGTCGTCTTGCCGGTTATGGTCGTTTCCGCCCTCTGTGTCGGGTGTCTCGAACGGCTGTTGCCCTATGAACCCGATTGGAATCACAGCCACCACGATACGCTGACCGACGTTCTTCACTACCTGGTGAACTTCGGCATCAAACAAGTCAGCCTGATGCTGTACGCAGTGTTGGTTGACCGCCTTCTATTCGCCGACTGGTGGCCGGTTGAATGGCCGCTTGCGCTTCAAGTCGGTGTCTGTTTGGCAATCATTGACCTGTTTTTGTATCTGGTCCACCGATGGAGCCACTCCAACGAAATTTTGTGGAGGTTTCACGCTGTTCATCACAGTTCAAAGCGATTGTATTGGGTCAATGGTGAAAAGCGCCATCCTCTTCACCAGGTTCTGGAAGGGGTGCCAGGGGTGACGCTCGTCCTGGTGCTTGGCGCGCCGTATCCGGTCGTGGTCGGCGCCTTGGCGATTCTCGGAATCAATATGATGTTGCAGCATGGGAACATCGACTACCGCGCCGGGTGGTTGCGGTTCGTGTTTTGCGTAGCTGAACTCCATCGCTGGCATCATCAAAAGGAAGCGGACCGGAGCAATGTCAATTTCGGCGCTTTTTTCGCTGTTTGGGATTTGCTGTTCAAGACCTATCGCAGCCATTCTGGACATCTCACCACCAGGGATGTCGGAATTGAAGGCGAACCAGACTTTCCAACCGCCTATTCCGCCCAACTCCGCTGGCCGTTGAAAGGTTGGACCAGTCTGTCAGCCAGCCGGAAATGA
- a CDS encoding helix-turn-helix transcriptional regulator: MQERGKWKGNFTLWSGGGGYVGTSSDTKVHAHHAIQLCFALEGSFNLRSSPSRKWEAFSAALVAPDAPHQLDGSGHRIVLVYLDPESEAASRIRTRFTDAAIQPVPVQTLSPLLEKIYTEAGPQADLIPLFNAMVTSLGGEASVPGSMDPRIAQATRLLNSSAEAIPTLRELAQKVHLSPSRLGHLFRAQTGLPLRCYRLWLRLRRALDALNQTGSLTTAAHSAAFADSAHFSRTFRRMFGITPSELAVERQTQPSRSYAPR; encoded by the coding sequence ATGCAGGAACGAGGCAAGTGGAAAGGCAATTTTACGCTCTGGTCCGGCGGGGGCGGATATGTCGGCACATCATCCGATACGAAGGTTCACGCCCATCACGCCATCCAATTGTGTTTTGCGCTTGAAGGATCCTTCAATCTCCGGTCCAGCCCATCACGAAAATGGGAAGCGTTCTCAGCGGCGTTGGTCGCCCCAGATGCGCCACATCAACTTGACGGCAGCGGCCATCGAATAGTTTTGGTGTACCTCGACCCCGAATCCGAAGCTGCCAGCCGGATCCGGACCCGGTTCACCGATGCGGCCATCCAACCAGTACCAGTTCAAACTCTGTCACCGTTGCTGGAGAAGATATATACCGAAGCTGGGCCCCAAGCCGACCTGATTCCGCTTTTCAACGCGATGGTCACGTCACTTGGCGGCGAAGCCAGCGTGCCGGGTTCGATGGATCCGCGAATTGCCCAGGCGACCAGGCTTTTGAATTCATCTGCTGAAGCGATTCCGACACTGCGGGAACTTGCCCAAAAGGTTCATTTGTCGCCGAGCCGCCTCGGACATTTGTTTCGAGCGCAGACGGGCCTCCCGCTTCGTTGTTACCGGCTTTGGCTCAGACTGCGACGGGCGCTTGACGCGTTGAACCAGACCGGTTCCCTCACCACTGCCGCCCACTCAGCCGCATTTGCCGATTCAGCCCATTTCAGCCGGACGTTTCGCCGAATGTTCGGTATCACACCGTCGGAATTAGCGGTTGAGCGGCAGACGCAACCCAGCAGGTCATATGCGCCAAGATAA
- a CDS encoding multicopper oxidase domain-containing protein gives MKRSFNPFDEIKGNRILNRRDFLQLATLGVTVLGTEGFPFSSIKADSPATAFQTSSTFDPDVEIDLQATPADVSLFPGQPTRVWTYQAALLKGDSGSIETIAGSYLGPVIRVHQGQNIRINFRNDLPEASVIHWHGLRLSSEMDAHPRYLINPGQIYVYEFQVRNRAGTYWFHPHPDGRTGPQVYHGLAGLFLVSDDEESATRLPSGEHDLPLVIQDRLFDGNHQLSYQTGGMMNGMDGFLGNQILVNGKPDYVLPVATRAYRLRLVNGSNSRVYKLAWSHGAPMAVIGTDGGLLEAPLWREYVMLAPGERIEIVVDFQKFPVGSTMRLLSLGFSGAESGMMGGGASLTNGAPFTVMNVVVVRKEKVGKFAVPSTLSTISRHRLEDAVNRDKPRTFSTSFNRMAWVLNGRRFAMNEVAENEIVQLGTLEAWNLVNDAGSARMMGMRMMHPIHIHGVQFQVIERQITPGFASGWNTVRAGYVDEGWKDTVLLMPGERVKLLLKFEDYSGLFVYHCHNLEHEDAGMMRNFLIRA, from the coding sequence ATGAAACGTAGCTTCAACCCATTTGATGAAATCAAGGGCAACAGAATTCTCAATCGAAGAGATTTTCTGCAACTGGCAACGCTGGGCGTGACGGTCTTGGGGACAGAGGGTTTTCCATTCTCATCAATAAAAGCCGATTCACCAGCGACCGCATTTCAAACCAGCAGCACCTTTGACCCGGACGTTGAAATTGACTTACAGGCAACTCCAGCCGACGTTTCCCTTTTCCCGGGTCAGCCGACTCGGGTTTGGACCTATCAGGCAGCTTTGCTCAAGGGTGATTCTGGGTCTATTGAAACCATCGCCGGTAGTTACCTGGGGCCGGTTATCCGGGTTCATCAAGGGCAAAACATCCGCATCAACTTTCGGAATGACTTGCCGGAGGCTTCGGTGATTCACTGGCACGGTCTGCGTCTATCATCCGAGATGGACGCCCATCCGCGTTATCTCATCAATCCGGGTCAAATCTATGTCTACGAGTTCCAGGTTCGGAATCGGGCGGGTACTTACTGGTTTCACCCACATCCGGATGGACGCACTGGGCCGCAAGTCTACCATGGATTAGCCGGTCTCTTTCTGGTTTCAGACGATGAAGAATCAGCCACCCGGCTTCCTTCCGGTGAGCACGACCTTCCGCTGGTGATTCAGGATCGTCTTTTTGACGGCAACCATCAGCTTTCCTACCAGACGGGCGGAATGATGAATGGGATGGATGGTTTTCTGGGCAATCAAATTCTGGTCAACGGAAAACCTGATTACGTCCTCCCGGTGGCCACGCGGGCGTATCGGTTGCGTTTGGTAAACGGATCAAATTCGCGCGTCTACAAACTCGCCTGGAGTCATGGCGCACCAATGGCTGTGATCGGGACGGATGGCGGGCTGTTGGAAGCACCACTTTGGCGCGAGTATGTCATGCTGGCTCCAGGTGAACGGATCGAGATCGTGGTTGATTTCCAAAAGTTCCCGGTTGGATCAACCATGCGGCTGTTGAGCCTGGGCTTTTCAGGTGCGGAGAGTGGGATGATGGGCGGTGGGGCATCCCTGACGAACGGCGCTCCCTTCACGGTGATGAATGTGGTGGTAGTCAGGAAAGAAAAGGTTGGAAAATTTGCAGTGCCCTCCACTTTGTCCACGATTTCCCGTCATCGATTGGAAGATGCGGTCAACCGGGACAAGCCACGAACCTTCAGCACGTCCTTTAACCGGATGGCGTGGGTCCTCAATGGGCGGCGGTTTGCAATGAATGAGGTAGCCGAGAACGAAATTGTTCAACTCGGCACACTGGAGGCATGGAACCTCGTCAATGATGCCGGTTCCGCCCGAATGATGGGCATGCGGATGATGCATCCGATCCACATTCATGGCGTGCAATTCCAGGTGATCGAACGGCAAATCACGCCGGGATTCGCTTCCGGTTGGAACACGGTGCGGGCCGGATACGTGGATGAAGGGTGGAAAGACACGGTTTTGCTCATGCCTGGTGAGCGGGTAAAATTGCTGCTCAAATTTGAGGATTACAGCGGTCTGTTTGTCTACCACTGCCACAATCTGGAGCACGAAGATGCCGGAATGATGCGCAATTTCCTGATTCGTGCCTGA
- a CDS encoding BlaI/MecI/CopY family transcriptional regulator: MPKFSLRGFKTDRQGASHVLGELETVIMELLWQQPQQTVSEVETRLAHSRTIAHTTVLTTLDRLHRKGYLTREKEGKAFVYAPTYTRQEFERGMAEEVLSAILKGIGEPALSTFVDMIGEDEAQLNKLEALIQEKRKDRQS, from the coding sequence ATGCCGAAGTTTTCACTTAGAGGATTTAAAACTGACCGTCAGGGCGCCAGCCACGTGCTGGGCGAATTGGAGACCGTCATCATGGAACTCCTCTGGCAGCAGCCCCAGCAAACCGTTTCTGAAGTAGAAACCCGTCTTGCCCACAGCCGGACCATCGCCCATACCACGGTATTGACAACGCTTGACCGACTCCATCGCAAAGGCTATCTGACACGCGAAAAGGAGGGGAAAGCGTTCGTCTATGCCCCGACCTATACCCGCCAGGAATTTGAACGCGGAATGGCCGAAGAGGTCCTGAGTGCTATCTTGAAAGGAATTGGTGAACCGGCACTGTCCACGTTTGTGGATATGATCGGTGAAGACGAAGCCCAGTTGAACAAGCTGGAAGCCTTGATTCAGGAAAAACGAAAGGACCGGCAGTCATGA
- a CDS encoding M48 family metalloprotease: MNISPWALLLAGIENFVLINTGLSGLVFFLIGIIRASGQLTTWHPLRQSRLYASAMVFPAVFSGWLVLASLLPVGWMNRSQWATHHTEPHTLHLLNALTSSFDPALEYSTFLFLVGATVIAGLVAVQAYVRIGSLVRCLEIGGEPISTEQMEQVNHLCHQHGLEVGLVCSRRPFSFVWGYFKSKLIVSTGLLNSLTREELAALLHHEAAHHHRRDNLLKWLLTMCRYSSCAFPLTNVVYRWWSHSVEMICDEVAAERTHPLEVAEALVKIKRLAGTLPMGPQAGQSAFFGDTAHHLEHRIHHLVGLLDSQERVSVARLSHSWTGSALWLTAMFGAVLVGVFAISPLAIHRLVEQFLHQF; this comes from the coding sequence ATGAATATTTCGCCGTGGGCGCTCCTGCTGGCCGGTATTGAGAATTTTGTCCTGATCAACACAGGTCTGTCCGGGCTTGTGTTTTTTCTGATTGGCATCATCCGGGCAAGTGGACAGTTGACCACCTGGCATCCGTTGAGACAATCGCGGTTGTACGCATCAGCCATGGTCTTCCCCGCTGTTTTTTCAGGCTGGCTGGTGCTGGCGTCCTTGCTGCCGGTGGGCTGGATGAACCGGTCACAATGGGCCACCCACCACACGGAACCCCATACCCTGCATTTGTTAAATGCCCTGACTTCGAGTTTTGACCCAGCCCTGGAATATTCCACCTTCCTGTTTCTGGTTGGAGCAACTGTCATCGCTGGCCTGGTGGCAGTCCAGGCGTATGTCCGTATCGGAAGCCTGGTGCGATGTCTTGAAATCGGCGGCGAGCCCATCTCAACTGAGCAAATGGAACAAGTGAACCACCTGTGCCACCAGCATGGGTTGGAAGTTGGATTGGTCTGCAGCCGGCGTCCGTTTTCGTTTGTATGGGGCTATTTCAAATCAAAATTGATTGTGTCAACCGGGCTGCTCAATAGCCTGACCAGAGAGGAGCTGGCGGCTTTGCTTCACCACGAAGCCGCCCACCACCACCGTCGTGACAATTTGTTGAAGTGGTTGCTGACGATGTGCCGGTACAGTTCGTGTGCCTTTCCCCTGACGAATGTCGTGTATCGCTGGTGGAGCCATTCGGTTGAAATGATTTGTGATGAGGTCGCCGCCGAACGCACTCACCCATTGGAAGTGGCCGAGGCGCTGGTGAAAATCAAGCGACTGGCGGGCACTCTCCCGATGGGTCCCCAGGCCGGGCAATCAGCGTTCTTTGGTGACACCGCTCACCATTTGGAACACCGCATTCATCATCTGGTCGGGTTGCTGGACTCTCAAGAACGCGTCTCGGTAGCACGGCTATCCCACTCCTGGACTGGTTCCGCTCTGTGGCTGACCGCCATGTTTGGGGCCGTGTTAGTGGGGGTGTTTGCCATTTCGCCGCTGGCCATCCACCGACTCGTGGAACAATTCCTCCACCAATTTTGA
- a CDS encoding efflux RND transporter periplasmic adaptor subunit: protein MGIPDLSPAPKVTPENPTPQTGQKMSWVLWLTVLMLVASILTAALWRRPGSVVEEPPVAAQSTGTVKFLMEQQWLIRMKLALVEAKTVARQITSTGRVVATPERQAVVSPPVEGIITDSHPLPRIGQAVSKGQLLAILQQTPTAGDAGQISAANAQVRIENARLEAERRQLAQDVNKTQARLTLAKNEYDRAQKLHRDGIVSLSEAQTAETELKAAEADFIAAQNQLQALNNSSTIAPAEETTRVEIRSPLTGTITAVHKSLGERAASGEAMFEIVSLDEVWVEAPLFEKDLHRLAIGKTAFFTTVAVPDVEYTGSLVNIGSVIDEHLRAATVIFSVPNPRRELRIGMQANVRLDAGDQVEATLIPREAVLDHEGKKIVYVLLSGEEFERREVKVGDEYGPTIAILAGLKPGERVVTQGAYQLKLQELRPANAGAHTHET from the coding sequence ATGGGAATCCCCGATCTTTCACCAGCCCCGAAGGTCACTCCTGAAAATCCAACGCCACAGACTGGCCAAAAAATGTCCTGGGTTCTCTGGCTGACCGTCCTGATGCTGGTTGCAAGCATCCTGACGGCTGCCCTGTGGCGGCGACCAGGCTCCGTTGTGGAAGAACCACCCGTGGCCGCTCAAAGTACCGGTACGGTCAAGTTCCTGATGGAACAGCAATGGCTCATCCGGATGAAACTGGCACTGGTTGAGGCAAAAACTGTCGCCCGTCAGATCACTTCCACCGGGCGGGTCGTGGCAACGCCGGAACGCCAGGCCGTGGTGTCGCCTCCGGTTGAAGGCATCATTACCGATTCGCACCCCCTTCCCCGGATTGGTCAAGCGGTTTCCAAAGGGCAATTGCTGGCGATCTTGCAGCAAACACCGACAGCCGGAGACGCCGGACAAATTTCCGCCGCCAACGCCCAGGTCCGAATTGAAAACGCCCGGCTGGAAGCTGAACGCCGCCAGTTGGCCCAGGATGTCAATAAAACCCAGGCCCGGTTGACACTGGCCAAAAATGAGTATGACCGGGCGCAAAAGCTCCACCGGGATGGAATCGTCTCACTGAGTGAAGCACAAACAGCGGAGACCGAATTGAAAGCTGCGGAAGCAGATTTCATCGCCGCCCAAAACCAGTTGCAGGCTTTAAACAACTCCTCAACCATTGCCCCTGCGGAAGAAACCACGCGGGTTGAAATCCGGTCACCACTGACCGGCACGATTACAGCCGTTCATAAATCGCTCGGCGAACGCGCCGCTTCCGGAGAAGCCATGTTTGAAATTGTCAGTCTGGATGAGGTTTGGGTGGAAGCTCCGCTCTTTGAAAAGGACCTGCACCGGCTGGCAATCGGTAAAACGGCGTTTTTTACAACCGTGGCCGTCCCCGACGTGGAATACACCGGGAGTCTCGTCAATATTGGATCCGTGATTGACGAGCACCTCCGGGCGGCAACGGTGATTTTTTCAGTTCCGAATCCCCGCCGTGAACTCCGCATCGGGATGCAGGCCAATGTTCGGCTTGATGCCGGTGACCAGGTCGAAGCCACGCTGATTCCGCGTGAAGCCGTGCTCGATCACGAAGGAAAGAAAATCGTGTACGTGCTGCTTTCAGGCGAAGAGTTTGAACGACGCGAAGTCAAGGTTGGCGATGAATACGGCCCAACCATTGCCATTCTTGCTGGGCTCAAGCCAGGGGAGCGAGTCGTTACTCAGGGCGCCTATCAACTCAAACTTCAGGAACTCAGACCCGCAAACGCCGGCGCCCATACCCACGAAACCTGA
- a CDS encoding efflux RND transporter permease subunit, protein MLNKIIDWSLNNRLLVIIAAGVLLVYGGVVAFQTQVDVFPDLTAPTVTILTESHGLAPEEVESLVSLPIESAMNGTAGVFRVRSNSAIGISLVFVEFQFGTDIYRARQLVTEKLQQVRLPEGVSPPTLGPISSTMGEIMLISMTSTTTTPMELRSLADWTVRPRLLGVTGVSQVMIIGGETKQFQVLVNPAKLADYQISLKEVTDAVIAATANAPGGFLERPNEEFLIRGRARIHSIEDLAHSVITVRETVPVLVKNVATVQIGPALKRGDGSFNAQPAVVATIQKQPNANTLEVSSQIEATLASLKPTLPPDVTIDTKAFQQADFIKRAIGNVQRALLEGGILVTVILFLFLWNFRTTFISLTAIPLSLIAAVLAMNYFGMSINTMTLGGLAIAIGELVDDAIVDVENVFRRLKQNTQSAQAEPVIRVIFKASSEIRNSIVFATLIIVLVFIPLFSLSGFEGRMFAPLAFAYIISILASLVVALTVTPVLCYYLLTRSELLHHETDSRFVVWLKRHYTRLLDWTLHHPYQIIGASGVMLLAALAIIPLMGKEFLPPFNEGTLNINVNLPPGTSLNESTRIGTIVENMLHQIPEVVSTTRRTGRAELDEHAAGVNTSEIEVVTEEKNRPHAEVMEEVRQNLSRIPGASVEVGQPISHRIDHLLSGTRAQIAIKIFGPDLATLRSKAEEVRAAMETVPGIVDLIVEPQVGVPQVQINLNRQAAAAVGLQAADLAETVDTAFNGHIAAQVLEEQRTYDVLVRLEDSARQSVESIGKTLIDTPIGARVPISQVAEIRTDQGPNTINRENVQRRIIVQANVAGRDLGSVIEDVKTAISRTVPMPQGYYVQYGGQFESQERASRQILILSLVSIGGIFFLLYLALKSSRSALLVMVNLPLALIGGIVMVFVSGGTLSVASMVGFITLFGIATRNGIMLITHYLHLIQEESLDFREAIVQGSLERLSPILMTALVTGIGLIPLALGKGEPGKEIQQPMAVVILGGIVTSTFLNMVVIPALFLKFGGVARYLRETQPSE, encoded by the coding sequence ATGCTGAATAAAATCATTGACTGGTCCCTCAACAACCGGCTGCTGGTCATCATCGCAGCCGGTGTGCTGCTGGTGTATGGCGGCGTAGTTGCATTTCAGACACAGGTTGACGTGTTCCCCGATTTAACCGCACCAACCGTCACCATTCTGACTGAAAGCCACGGTCTGGCCCCCGAAGAAGTCGAATCGCTGGTTTCACTGCCGATTGAATCCGCCATGAACGGCACGGCGGGGGTGTTTCGGGTGCGGTCCAACTCAGCCATCGGCATTTCGCTGGTGTTTGTGGAATTCCAGTTTGGCACCGACATTTATCGTGCCCGGCAACTGGTAACGGAAAAGCTCCAGCAGGTTCGACTTCCAGAAGGTGTGTCTCCGCCGACATTGGGGCCGATTTCCTCGACCATGGGCGAAATCATGCTCATTTCAATGACCAGCACCACAACCACGCCGATGGAGCTTCGCTCTCTGGCAGACTGGACTGTTCGCCCGCGACTACTCGGAGTCACCGGAGTCTCTCAGGTAATGATCATTGGTGGCGAAACCAAACAATTCCAGGTTTTGGTGAACCCGGCCAAACTGGCTGACTATCAAATTAGCCTCAAAGAAGTCACAGACGCGGTGATTGCCGCCACGGCCAACGCGCCCGGCGGATTTTTAGAGCGTCCGAATGAAGAATTTCTGATCCGGGGCCGTGCCAGAATTCATTCCATTGAGGACCTGGCTCATTCAGTCATTACCGTCCGCGAGACCGTACCAGTGCTGGTCAAAAATGTGGCAACGGTTCAAATCGGCCCGGCACTCAAACGCGGAGATGGAAGCTTTAACGCCCAACCAGCCGTGGTGGCCACCATTCAGAAACAGCCGAATGCCAACACCCTTGAAGTCTCCAGCCAGATTGAAGCGACGCTGGCCAGCCTGAAACCAACCCTTCCACCAGATGTCACGATTGATACCAAAGCCTTCCAGCAAGCTGATTTCATCAAGCGGGCGATTGGCAACGTGCAGCGAGCATTGCTCGAAGGGGGCATCCTTGTCACCGTCATTTTGTTTCTGTTTTTGTGGAATTTCCGAACGACGTTCATCAGTCTGACTGCCATTCCACTTTCACTCATCGCAGCGGTCCTGGCCATGAACTATTTTGGGATGAGCATCAACACCATGACGCTCGGTGGACTGGCCATTGCCATCGGGGAACTGGTGGATGATGCCATTGTGGACGTGGAAAACGTCTTTCGTCGGTTGAAACAAAATACCCAATCTGCCCAGGCGGAACCAGTGATTCGAGTTATCTTCAAAGCTTCAAGCGAAATCCGAAACTCGATTGTGTTTGCCACGCTGATCATTGTGCTGGTGTTTATTCCGCTGTTTAGTCTGAGCGGGTTTGAAGGGCGGATGTTTGCGCCGCTTGCATTTGCCTACATTATCTCAATTCTGGCATCGCTCGTGGTCGCACTGACCGTGACTCCGGTGCTGTGTTATTACCTGCTGACCCGTTCGGAGTTGCTCCATCACGAAACTGACTCACGGTTCGTGGTATGGCTCAAACGCCATTACACCCGGTTGCTTGACTGGACACTGCATCATCCCTACCAGATTATCGGGGCCTCCGGCGTGATGCTCCTGGCGGCTTTGGCCATCATCCCGCTGATGGGAAAGGAGTTTTTGCCTCCGTTCAATGAAGGCACGCTCAATATCAACGTCAATCTGCCGCCTGGAACCTCGCTCAACGAATCAACCCGGATCGGCACCATCGTTGAAAACATGCTGCATCAAATACCGGAGGTTGTCAGCACGACCCGTCGGACCGGGCGAGCGGAACTGGATGAACACGCCGCTGGAGTCAACACCAGTGAAATCGAAGTGGTCACCGAGGAAAAAAATCGCCCGCACGCCGAAGTCATGGAAGAAGTCCGCCAAAACCTGAGCCGGATTCCCGGCGCATCAGTCGAGGTCGGCCAGCCGATTTCACACCGCATTGACCATTTGCTTTCGGGTACACGGGCACAAATTGCAATTAAGATTTTTGGCCCGGATCTGGCAACCCTTCGCTCCAAAGCCGAAGAAGTTCGAGCGGCAATGGAAACCGTGCCCGGAATCGTTGACCTGATCGTTGAGCCGCAAGTTGGTGTGCCGCAAGTTCAAATCAATCTCAATCGCCAGGCAGCGGCGGCGGTTGGATTGCAGGCTGCAGATTTAGCCGAAACCGTGGATACCGCCTTCAACGGCCACATTGCAGCCCAGGTGCTCGAAGAGCAGCGAACCTATGACGTGCTGGTTCGACTTGAAGATTCCGCCCGCCAGTCGGTCGAAAGCATCGGCAAGACATTGATTGACACCCCGATTGGGGCCAGGGTTCCAATCAGTCAGGTGGCTGAAATTCGAACTGATCAAGGGCCAAATACCATCAACCGGGAAAATGTCCAGCGCCGCATCATTGTTCAGGCCAATGTTGCCGGGCGTGATTTGGGAAGCGTCATTGAGGATGTTAAAACCGCTATTTCTCGAACAGTTCCCATGCCGCAAGGCTACTATGTGCAATATGGCGGACAGTTTGAGTCACAAGAACGCGCCTCGCGGCAAATCCTGATTCTGTCGCTGGTTTCCATCGGCGGCATTTTTTTCTTGCTCTATCTGGCCTTGAAATCGAGCCGGTCAGCATTGCTCGTGATGGTCAACCTTCCGCTAGCGCTTATCGGAGGTATTGTCATGGTCTTTGTGTCCGGTGGAACGCTTTCAGTCGCATCCATGGTTGGATTCATCACGTTGTTTGGAATCGCCACCCGCAACGGGATTATGCTCATCACCCACTATCTGCATTTGATCCAGGAAGAATCCCTCGATTTCCGGGAGGCGATTGTTCAGGGGTCACTGGAACGGTTGAGTCCAATCTTGATGACTGCCCTGGTGACCGGTATCGGCCTGATCCCGCTTGCGCTCGGCAAAGGTGAGCCGGGCAAGGAAATCCAGCAACCGATGGCCGTTGTCATTTTAGGTGGTATTGTGACCTCCACGTTTCTCAATATGGTGGTCATTCCAGCCTTGTTTTTGAAATTCGGTGGGGTCGCCAGGTATCTTCGAGAAACGCAACCTTCCGAATAA
- the grpE gene encoding nucleotide exchange factor GrpE, translated as MSASDLDEDLDHSDDEFEDEEEEETLEDLIVNLADELRRVGREVFKVNRAVDRNQELFEDALKELRRLNRDATKAAASVDSSAIEQAVLETKASLCKELLGVLDGLELSLASAKDIVTQLEIALDENTTMAEEVAVNFETLSHSFPPEVLAWFSLARTFRWDVTDTANSFNQWLEGQHMVIRRFLAVLAAVGVEPIDSVGYRFMPDRHKAVSVEIRTDVPAGTIVDEEVKGYTLDGKILRFAEVIVTRYE; from the coding sequence ATGTCTGCTTCGGACCTTGACGAAGATCTTGACCATTCCGACGACGAATTTGAGGACGAAGAGGAAGAGGAAACCCTCGAAGACCTGATTGTCAATCTGGCTGACGAATTGCGCCGGGTTGGCCGCGAAGTGTTTAAAGTCAACCGGGCGGTTGACCGCAACCAGGAACTCTTTGAAGACGCCCTCAAGGAACTGCGCCGACTCAACCGCGACGCAACCAAAGCTGCCGCCTCAGTTGATTCCAGTGCGATTGAACAAGCTGTCCTTGAAACCAAAGCCTCGCTGTGCAAAGAGTTGCTTGGTGTGCTTGACGGACTCGAACTCAGCCTGGCTTCGGCCAAAGACATCGTCACGCAACTCGAAATCGCGCTTGATGAAAACACAACGATGGCTGAGGAAGTGGCCGTGAATTTTGAGACACTTTCTCATTCCTTCCCACCCGAGGTATTGGCCTGGTTTTCCCTCGCCCGCACCTTCCGCTGGGATGTGACCGACACCGCCAATTCATTCAATCAATGGCTTGAGGGTCAACACATGGTCATTCGTCGGTTTCTGGCTGTTTTAGCCGCTGTTGGAGTAGAACCGATTGATTCAGTTGGATACCGCTTTATGCCGGACCGACACAAAGCCGTGTCGGTTGAAATCCGAACCGATGTTCCAGCAGGAACCATCGTTGATGAAGAAGTGAAGGGCTATACCCTGGACGGGAAAATTCTTCGCTTCGCAGAGGTGATCGTAACTCGTTATGAGTAA